A genomic segment from Nitrospira sp. encodes:
- a CDS encoding NADH-ubiquinone oxidoreductase chain M, whose product MLEEFSFGFPILSYLIFLPLAGAAVLWLIDNEDLVKTTALGISLLEMALAILVLLRFVPDSAAMQFAEHARWLPALGIGYHLAVDGISVLFVGLTAFLTVLVIIYSWDTVRNQVRLYFMALLALETTTIGIFVSIDLILFFVFWELMLIPSYFLIKLWGGGAERHYAALKYVLYTLLGSVFMLVGIALLDINYHQWAVTHHLEHVYSFDLLELLSVPIPLSQQILIFWLMFMGFAFKAPVFPFHTWLPDALVEGPIGMAVMLAGMKLGTYGFLRFTFPLLPDASKSEGVVSVVMVLGLAAILYGAVIALVQPDFKRLLAFSSISHLGFVVVGLFALNFQGLQGSLLTMINLGFSTAGLFFMVGFLSTRQQSSHLSAFGGFAKQVPLLATFLLLIGMASIGLPGTNGFVGEFLILLGAFKAKWWYGAIAVLGVIFGAAYFLWYYERAMLGPLTKNVSATIKDLQMREVAIALSLSIMILWIGLYPSPFLRMMNGSIQALVDRLDRAKVASVETVIHAPAE is encoded by the coding sequence ATGCTTGAAGAATTCAGTTTTGGTTTCCCCATCCTCTCGTACCTGATCTTCCTTCCCTTGGCGGGGGCCGCCGTCCTCTGGCTGATCGACAACGAAGATCTGGTCAAAACGACCGCCTTGGGAATTTCTCTGCTGGAAATGGCCCTGGCAATCCTCGTTCTGTTGCGATTCGTGCCGGACTCGGCGGCGATGCAGTTCGCCGAACATGCGCGTTGGCTGCCGGCGCTCGGGATCGGCTACCACTTGGCCGTCGACGGCATCAGTGTGCTCTTCGTAGGCCTCACCGCCTTTCTGACCGTGCTGGTCATCATCTATTCCTGGGATACGGTGCGCAACCAGGTACGTCTGTACTTCATGGCGTTGTTGGCGCTGGAGACCACCACCATCGGAATCTTCGTTTCCATCGACCTGATCCTGTTCTTCGTCTTCTGGGAACTCATGCTCATCCCCAGCTATTTCCTGATCAAGTTGTGGGGCGGTGGGGCGGAACGACATTATGCGGCGCTCAAATACGTGCTCTATACGTTGCTGGGCAGTGTCTTCATGCTGGTGGGCATCGCGTTGCTCGACATCAACTATCACCAATGGGCCGTGACCCATCACCTCGAACATGTCTACTCGTTTGACCTGTTAGAGTTGCTGTCGGTCCCGATCCCGCTCTCCCAGCAAATTTTGATCTTCTGGCTCATGTTCATGGGGTTCGCCTTCAAGGCGCCGGTGTTCCCCTTCCACACCTGGCTTCCCGATGCGCTGGTTGAAGGTCCCATCGGCATGGCGGTCATGCTGGCAGGCATGAAATTGGGCACCTATGGATTCCTGCGCTTCACCTTCCCCCTGCTCCCAGATGCCTCGAAGAGCGAAGGGGTGGTTTCAGTCGTCATGGTGTTGGGCCTCGCCGCCATTCTCTATGGAGCCGTGATCGCGCTGGTGCAACCGGACTTCAAACGCCTCCTCGCCTTCAGCAGCATCAGCCACCTCGGCTTTGTCGTGGTGGGGCTCTTTGCCCTGAACTTTCAAGGCCTGCAGGGCAGCCTGTTGACCATGATCAACCTGGGGTTCAGCACCGCCGGCCTGTTTTTCATGGTGGGCTTTCTCTCGACCAGGCAACAGAGTTCCCACCTCTCCGCCTTCGGAGGCTTCGCGAAACAGGTCCCGCTCCTCGCCACCTTTCTCTTGCTGATCGGCATGGCCTCCATCGGATTGCCGGGCACCAATGGATTCGTCGGCGAATTCCTGATTTTGCTCGGCGCCTTCAAGGCCAAATGGTGGTATGGAGCCATAGCCGTCCTTGGCGTTATCTTCGGGGCAGCCTATTTCCTCTGGTATTACGAACGGGCGATGCTCGGACCCCTGACCAAGAACGTCTCGGCGACGATCAAGGATTTACAGATGCGAGAGGTCGCCATAGCCCTGTCGTTGTCAATCATGATCTTATGGATCGGCCTCTACCCGTCGCCCTTTCTGAGAATGATGAACGGATCGATTCAAGCCCTCGTGGACCGGCTGGATCGCGCCAAAGTGGCCTCCGTAGAGACCGTCATCCACGCGCCGGCTGAGTAA
- a CDS encoding NADH-ubiquinone oxidoreductase chain M, which produces MAEYTLLIILFAPFVGALALIFVSNRQLSLVRGIAAGAAGVSLIASLYLFYAYDSLKGGFQFIQRIEWSRQLGISLHLGVDGIGTPLVLASAILLFAGIFVSWHIKDRTKEFYIWILILAAATIGVFMSLDLFFLYFFYEMSVIPMYLLLGMWGSHTKKYLEMTDPEGLKQRDSVGFIFNFAANSKEYAAMKLVLFLSAFAVVALMGILLIYKFSGLNTFDILVLREKAHFSGPLATLIWLLIFFGFASIAPIWPLHSWSPVGHAAAPAATSMLHAGVLMKLGHFSIIRVAFEILPETTRELMPIAAVLCIFSIIYGGLVAYYAKDTKYVIGYSSSSHMGYVFLGMAALDYISLSGAVIYMFAHAMATGMLFAMAGWVYDQTHTRDIPSLGGLSNRMPFISAAFVVGCMASIGMPGTVNFIAEVMIIVGSWNKYPFQVVIAVLGIVLTMAYLFKMMRGLFYGSMAEKYSHSHDAVAVVDRLPLLIMITVSIGFGIFPGHLYSVVRSGVDPLIARITKVVPVAEQPMTDPHAASSSAPLYTSGEAIAKVTLQ; this is translated from the coding sequence ATGGCTGAATACACATTACTCATCATCCTTTTCGCCCCGTTTGTCGGGGCCTTGGCCTTGATCTTCGTCTCCAACCGCCAACTCTCATTGGTCCGAGGCATTGCCGCCGGCGCCGCCGGTGTTTCTTTGATCGCTTCGTTGTACCTCTTTTATGCGTACGATTCGCTCAAAGGCGGCTTCCAATTCATTCAACGTATCGAATGGTCCCGCCAATTGGGAATTTCGCTCCATCTCGGGGTGGATGGCATCGGGACCCCTCTGGTACTGGCCTCCGCGATCCTGCTCTTCGCCGGCATTTTCGTCTCTTGGCACATCAAGGACCGGACAAAAGAGTTCTACATCTGGATCTTGATCCTCGCCGCCGCGACCATCGGCGTCTTCATGTCGCTGGATCTCTTCTTCCTCTATTTCTTCTATGAAATGTCCGTGATCCCCATGTACCTCTTGTTAGGCATGTGGGGCAGCCACACGAAGAAATATCTGGAGATGACCGACCCCGAAGGCCTCAAGCAACGGGATTCCGTCGGCTTCATTTTCAATTTCGCCGCCAACAGCAAAGAATACGCGGCCATGAAGTTGGTCCTGTTTCTGTCCGCCTTCGCAGTAGTGGCCTTGATGGGGATTCTGCTCATCTATAAGTTTTCCGGGCTCAACACCTTCGATATTTTGGTCCTGCGCGAGAAGGCCCATTTCTCCGGCCCCCTGGCGACGCTCATCTGGCTGTTGATCTTCTTCGGCTTTGCGTCGATCGCCCCGATCTGGCCGCTGCATTCCTGGTCCCCCGTCGGCCATGCGGCGGCACCGGCCGCGACCAGCATGTTGCATGCCGGCGTCTTGATGAAACTCGGGCATTTCTCGATCATCCGCGTCGCCTTCGAAATCCTCCCCGAGACGACCCGTGAGCTCATGCCGATCGCCGCCGTCCTCTGCATCTTCAGCATCATTTACGGAGGACTGGTCGCCTACTACGCGAAGGACACCAAGTATGTGATCGGGTATTCCAGTTCCAGCCACATGGGCTACGTGTTCCTCGGCATGGCGGCACTCGACTACATCAGCCTGAGCGGTGCTGTGATCTATATGTTCGCGCACGCGATGGCCACTGGTATGCTGTTCGCCATGGCCGGCTGGGTCTACGATCAAACGCATACTCGCGACATTCCCTCCTTGGGCGGACTGTCCAACCGGATGCCCTTCATCTCGGCCGCCTTCGTCGTCGGCTGCATGGCCTCGATCGGCATGCCCGGAACGGTTAACTTCATCGCCGAAGTCATGATCATCGTCGGCAGTTGGAACAAATACCCCTTTCAAGTCGTGATCGCGGTGTTGGGCATCGTGCTGACCATGGCCTATCTCTTCAAGATGATGCGCGGCCTGTTCTATGGATCGATGGCGGAGAAATACAGCCACTCGCACGACGCGGTGGCGGTCGTCGATCGCCTGCCGCTCTTGATCATGATCACCGTCAGCATCGGCTTCGGCATTTTCCCCGGCCATCTCTACTCGGTGGTCCGTTCAGGAGTCGATCCGCTGATCGCCCGTATCACCAAGGTCGTCCCGGTCGCGGAACAACCGATGACCGATCCACATGCCGCCTCATCATCAGCACCCCTGTACACGTCCGGTGAGGCGATAGCGAAGGTGACCTTGCAATGA
- a CDS encoding NADH-ubiquinone oxidoreductase chain N, which yields MTFSLTITASDLLLLLPELFLIAWLCIILIVDFSFKRIVQEQLAYLSILGLAVTLAILAYFDVTGITGTLFGKMFVLDRMAIFFKIMILLATILVILLSIDYVHRFSFFRGEYYFLVATSALGMMFMASANDLLSLFVTLEFSTFGFYVLVSYLRDDMASNEAGLKFFILGVFAAGLLAYGISLVFGETGKLVFSELSGAAPTTGLVIGFLLIFTALGFKIGTVPFHSWIPDTYHGAPTPVTAFLSIAPKVAAFAILLRLFLVTLATFKPAWVLLLVAASILSMTYGNIVAIAQRNIKRLLAYSGIAQVGNVLIGLAAGTKMGTDSILFYLLTYLFANLGAFAVIMAISNALGSDEIEDYSGLNRRSPFLAFAMLIFLLSLAGVPPLAGFIGKLYIFVAAIKEGLYTLIAVGLLNVVISMYYYLIIVKKMYISEPLDSSPIKTTGPLRAVVYVGLAGTLVIGIYPQPFIDWVVAATLMFSNLVGPSASIPPTVLPFGG from the coding sequence ATGACGTTTTCCCTCACGATTACGGCCAGTGATCTGCTGTTGCTCCTCCCGGAGTTGTTTCTCATCGCATGGCTCTGCATCATCCTGATCGTCGATTTTTCGTTCAAACGGATCGTGCAGGAGCAACTGGCCTACCTCAGCATCCTGGGGCTCGCCGTCACGCTGGCCATTCTGGCCTACTTCGACGTCACCGGCATCACCGGCACCCTGTTCGGCAAGATGTTCGTGTTGGATCGTATGGCCATCTTCTTCAAGATCATGATCCTGTTGGCGACGATCCTGGTGATCCTCCTCTCGATCGATTATGTGCACCGGTTCTCTTTCTTCCGCGGCGAATACTATTTCCTGGTCGCCACGTCCGCCCTGGGCATGATGTTCATGGCTTCGGCCAACGATCTCCTGTCGCTGTTCGTCACGCTCGAATTTTCGACATTTGGCTTTTACGTGCTGGTCTCCTACCTGCGTGACGATATGGCCTCCAACGAAGCCGGCCTCAAGTTTTTCATCCTTGGGGTCTTTGCAGCGGGGCTGTTGGCCTACGGCATCAGCCTGGTCTTCGGCGAAACGGGCAAACTGGTCTTCTCGGAGCTGAGCGGTGCGGCGCCGACCACCGGCCTCGTCATCGGCTTTCTGCTCATTTTTACCGCCTTGGGGTTCAAAATCGGCACTGTCCCGTTCCATTCCTGGATTCCCGATACGTACCATGGCGCGCCCACTCCTGTGACCGCGTTCCTGTCGATCGCGCCGAAGGTCGCGGCCTTCGCCATTTTGTTGCGGTTGTTCCTTGTCACATTGGCGACCTTCAAGCCGGCCTGGGTGTTGCTGCTCGTCGCGGCCTCGATCCTGTCCATGACGTACGGCAACATCGTGGCGATCGCCCAGCGAAACATCAAGCGCCTGCTGGCCTACTCCGGCATCGCACAAGTCGGTAACGTGTTGATCGGCCTGGCGGCCGGAACCAAAATGGGGACTGACTCCATTTTGTTCTACCTGCTCACCTACCTCTTTGCGAATCTCGGCGCCTTCGCGGTCATTATGGCGATCAGTAATGCGCTGGGGAGCGATGAGATCGAAGATTACAGCGGGCTCAATCGGCGTTCACCGTTCCTGGCGTTCGCCATGCTGATTTTTCTCCTGTCGCTGGCCGGAGTGCCTCCGCTGGCCGGCTTCATCGGAAAGCTCTACATTTTCGTTGCGGCGATCAAGGAAGGTCTCTACACACTCATTGCCGTGGGGCTTCTCAACGTCGTCATCTCGATGTACTACTATTTGATCATCGTGAAGAAGATGTACATCAGCGAACCGCTCGATTCGTCTCCCATCAAGACCACTGGTCCCTTGCGGGCGGTGGTCTATGTCGGCCTCGCCGGGACCCTCGTCATCGGCATCTATCCGCAACCCTTCATCGACTGGGTCGTGGCTGCAACCCTCATGTTCTCCAATTTGGTAGGTCCCTCCGCCTCCATCCCCCCGACCGTTCTTCCATTCGGAGGATAG
- a CDS encoding Phytochrome, two-component sensor histidine kinase, whose amino-acid sequence MDEPNRQPVEAGDDKPILPTPPEVERVLATVSSPGRLVHLLQSWSIEHRILAGFGLVFAGILVISVISYRNMTVLIRNGHQDQRSHEFIQFLAATGEAMDDAENGHRRFLVTGDDSYLASYNTLRERAPQYIGYLRELSDPDSHQQARVNALEQLMTQQLQAERAAIDLRNATGFESVRTMAMAGVAKTELDSARQLQAQMEQDETKALGQRVVESTATTRSSIILLIIGALLLFVLLAAVYYLIRHDITERRRVADELQRRGELLEAANKELEAFSYSVSHDLRAPLRHIDGYASLLTKVAAVSLDDKAKRYLHTISESATRMGQLIDDLLVFSRMGRQEMLRGEVNLDQLIASVLHDLRHDLQDRAISWTIAQLPEVMGDAAMLRQVFTNLVANAIKFTGTRPQAVIEIGSRPSSEDETVLFIRDNGVGFDMRYANKLFGVFQRLHRADEFEGTGIGLANVRRIIHRHGGKTWAEGALGEGATFYVSLPLARSST is encoded by the coding sequence ATGGATGAACCGAACCGCCAACCGGTCGAGGCCGGCGACGACAAGCCCATCCTTCCCACCCCCCCCGAGGTCGAGCGCGTCCTGGCGACAGTCTCGTCTCCCGGCCGACTGGTTCACTTGCTTCAGAGCTGGTCGATCGAACATCGCATACTGGCCGGCTTCGGACTCGTGTTTGCCGGTATTCTGGTCATTTCCGTCATTTCGTACCGCAACATGACCGTCCTCATCCGCAACGGCCACCAGGACCAACGCAGCCACGAATTCATTCAATTCCTGGCTGCGACCGGCGAAGCAATGGATGATGCCGAGAACGGCCATCGCCGTTTCCTCGTGACAGGAGATGACAGTTACCTCGCTTCCTACAACACCCTTCGCGAACGCGCACCACAATACATCGGCTACCTCCGGGAGCTGTCCGACCCAGACAGTCATCAGCAGGCGCGCGTGAACGCACTCGAACAATTGATGACGCAGCAACTTCAGGCGGAGCGTGCGGCCATCGACCTTCGTAACGCCACCGGGTTCGAGTCGGTGAGGACGATGGCTATGGCCGGAGTCGCCAAGACCGAACTCGATTCCGCCCGGCAGTTGCAGGCTCAGATGGAGCAGGACGAAACCAAGGCCCTTGGGCAGCGGGTGGTGGAATCCACCGCGACCACCCGCTCCAGCATCATTCTGTTGATCATCGGTGCATTGTTGCTGTTCGTGCTGCTGGCTGCCGTGTATTATCTGATTCGCCATGACATTACCGAACGACGGCGGGTCGCGGACGAACTCCAACGCCGCGGGGAACTTCTGGAGGCAGCCAATAAGGAACTGGAAGCCTTCAGCTACTCCGTGTCGCATGATTTACGCGCGCCGCTGCGCCACATCGACGGATATGCCTCGCTGTTGACGAAGGTCGCTGCCGTCTCGCTGGACGACAAGGCCAAACGCTACCTGCACACGATTTCAGAATCGGCCACCAGAATGGGGCAGCTCATCGACGATCTGTTGGTCTTCTCCCGGATGGGCCGACAGGAAATGTTGCGAGGAGAAGTCAACCTGGACCAATTGATCGCGTCCGTGCTACACGATCTTCGACATGACTTGCAAGATCGCGCCATCTCGTGGACAATCGCTCAACTCCCTGAGGTCATGGGGGACGCAGCCATGTTACGGCAGGTCTTTACGAATCTGGTCGCCAACGCGATCAAATTTACCGGTACGAGGCCACAAGCCGTCATCGAAATCGGTAGCCGACCAAGCAGCGAGGACGAAACCGTGTTGTTCATACGCGACAATGGTGTAGGATTCGACATGCGGTACGCCAATAAACTCTTCGGTGTCTTCCAGCGGCTCCATCGAGCCGATGAATTCGAGGGAACCGGCATCGGACTGGCCAATGTCCGACGCATTATTCACCGGCACGGCGGAAAAACCTGGGCGGAAGGCGCCCTCGGCGAAGGCGCCACGTTCTATGTCAGCCTTCCGCTTGCGAGGTCGTCGACATGA
- a CDS encoding Two-component transcriptional response regulator, LuxR family yields the protein MTVSKPILLAEDNPRDAELALAAMEEHHLADKVILCHDGAEVLDYLYCRGHFKTRLQGNPAAVFLDLKMPKVDGLEVLRTIKGDPVLKPIPVVMLTSSREERDLVESYALGANAYVVKPVEFHQFLKAVKELGVFWGMINEPPPEGASRAAGRAT from the coding sequence ATGACCGTATCCAAGCCTATCTTGCTGGCCGAAGACAATCCGCGGGACGCAGAGTTGGCCCTCGCGGCGATGGAAGAGCATCACCTCGCCGATAAAGTCATTCTCTGCCACGACGGCGCCGAAGTTCTGGATTACCTCTATTGCCGCGGCCATTTCAAAACGCGACTGCAGGGAAATCCGGCCGCCGTGTTCCTCGATCTGAAAATGCCGAAGGTCGATGGGCTGGAAGTCCTGCGCACCATCAAGGGAGATCCCGTCTTGAAGCCCATCCCGGTCGTCATGCTGACCTCCTCGCGCGAAGAGCGTGATCTGGTCGAGAGTTATGCCTTGGGCGCCAATGCCTACGTGGTGAAACCGGTGGAGTTTCACCAATTTCTCAAGGCCGTCAAAGAGCTCGGCGTGTTCTGGGGGATGATCAACGAGCCGCCTCCCGAAGGAGCAAGCCGCGCCGCCGGGCGAGCCACCTAG
- a CDS encoding Sensory box histidine kinase/response regulator: MPQPLRFLHLESYQADTDLISSTLRDAGISCRPTRVQTREEFLTALKQEGFSLILADDSVPGFDGADALSLARTVRPEMPFLFISGSQSEDFVIDMMQRGATDYIFKQRLGRLVPSITRTLRDIDERQERRRAEEALRLSEKQLRQAQKMEVVGRLAGGLAQDFNDLLTVIMGHSHTLLGELATGHPIRAKIEEMQNAGERAAGLIRQLLAFSRNQAVEPTVLSLNGVVGHAESLLRRLINDDIQLVIRPDPLDGHVKADPAQLEQAIVNLVANARDAMPNGGLLAIETSQTELTRTPMHHLQPLPLGRYVKLTVTDTGCGMDAEGLSHLFEPFFTTKDERHGTGLGLSTVFGIVTTNGGGIDVWSQVGHGTTFDLYFPLIDRQVMPRSIPESKDQLRQGSETILLVEDESSVRELVRKELARIGYHVVEAKNGVEACLSATQQSCHVDLLLTDVVMPGMNGRELAQHLSVIKPNLRVLFMSGYLDDISVNRDMDPHRTTFLQKPFTPDVLVRTVRALLDSSAPGTDGSQYPSSPSDPAPRTLRAS, translated from the coding sequence ATGCCTCAACCCCTACGATTCCTTCACCTCGAGAGTTACCAAGCCGACACGGACCTGATCTCCTCCACCTTACGGGACGCCGGTATTTCATGCCGACCCACGCGCGTACAGACACGTGAAGAATTTCTGACCGCGCTGAAGCAGGAGGGATTCAGCCTCATTCTCGCCGACGATTCGGTGCCGGGATTCGACGGCGCCGACGCCCTCTCCCTCGCACGCACCGTGCGTCCCGAGATGCCGTTCCTGTTCATCTCCGGTTCGCAAAGCGAGGACTTCGTCATCGACATGATGCAACGAGGGGCGACCGACTACATCTTCAAACAACGCCTGGGACGTCTTGTGCCGTCCATCACGCGCACGCTGCGCGACATCGACGAAAGGCAGGAACGCAGACGGGCGGAAGAAGCGCTGCGATTGAGTGAAAAACAACTCCGCCAGGCTCAAAAAATGGAAGTCGTCGGCCGCCTCGCGGGAGGACTCGCGCAGGATTTCAACGACCTGCTGACGGTCATCATGGGTCACAGCCACACGTTGCTGGGAGAACTCGCGACCGGTCATCCCATTCGAGCCAAGATCGAAGAGATGCAGAATGCAGGAGAACGGGCGGCGGGCCTGATCCGTCAACTCCTCGCCTTCAGCCGGAACCAAGCCGTGGAGCCCACCGTCCTGTCGCTGAACGGCGTGGTCGGCCATGCGGAATCCCTGCTCCGGCGCCTCATCAACGACGACATCCAACTGGTGATCCGTCCCGATCCGCTTGACGGTCATGTGAAGGCCGATCCCGCCCAACTCGAACAGGCCATCGTGAATCTGGTCGCCAATGCCCGGGATGCCATGCCCAACGGAGGCCTGCTGGCGATCGAAACGTCGCAAACGGAACTCACACGTACGCCGATGCATCATCTGCAACCACTGCCGCTCGGGCGCTATGTCAAATTGACCGTGACCGACACCGGCTGCGGAATGGATGCCGAAGGCCTGTCGCATCTGTTTGAACCGTTTTTCACTACGAAGGACGAACGCCATGGCACCGGGCTTGGTCTCTCGACCGTGTTCGGTATCGTGACGACCAACGGAGGGGGGATCGATGTTTGGAGCCAGGTCGGCCATGGCACCACCTTCGACCTCTATTTCCCGCTCATCGACCGACAGGTGATGCCGAGAAGCATCCCGGAATCCAAAGACCAACTCAGGCAGGGATCTGAGACGATTCTGCTCGTCGAAGACGAATCCAGCGTACGCGAACTGGTTCGCAAGGAGTTGGCCAGAATCGGGTATCACGTCGTCGAAGCCAAAAATGGCGTCGAGGCCTGCCTGTCCGCCACCCAACAAAGTTGTCACGTAGACCTCCTCCTCACCGATGTGGTGATGCCGGGAATGAACGGCCGCGAGCTCGCGCAACACCTGTCCGTCATCAAACCGAATCTGCGGGTGCTCTTCATGTCCGGCTACCTGGACGACATCAGCGTCAATAGGGACATGGATCCGCATCGGACCACGTTTCTGCAAAAGCCATTCACCCCTGATGTGTTGGTACGCACGGTACGCGCGTTGTTGGATTCTTCCGCTCCCGGCACGGACGGTTCCCAATACCCGTCGTCCCCTTCCGACCCGGCCCCACGAACCTTGCGGGCATCCTGA
- a CDS encoding phosphoribosyltransferase, with protein sequence MMLQDDLIAAFHKTQAFKWDPEGRFKLASGLLSQFYVDCRTLLAFPYARNLVARLAYETTKDLDIDCLGGLEIGAISIATSISDFAYSAVQRREWRTFFVRKQAKDHGLGRLVEGVVYVGDRALIVDDVLTSGGSVLKAITATRDAGLHVREALVIVDRKEQDGRARIEREQVRVRSLLTIDDLMKGRG encoded by the coding sequence ATGATGTTGCAAGACGACCTTATTGCCGCCTTTCACAAGACCCAGGCCTTCAAGTGGGATCCTGAGGGCCGGTTCAAGCTGGCCTCGGGACTGCTGAGCCAGTTTTACGTCGATTGCCGGACGTTGCTGGCGTTTCCGTATGCCCGCAACCTGGTCGCACGTCTGGCCTATGAGACGACCAAGGATCTGGACATCGATTGTCTCGGAGGGTTGGAGATCGGGGCGATTTCGATTGCGACCAGTATTTCGGACTTTGCCTACTCCGCCGTCCAGCGCCGGGAGTGGCGTACCTTCTTCGTGCGGAAGCAAGCGAAGGATCACGGCCTGGGCCGGCTCGTCGAGGGGGTCGTCTACGTCGGGGATCGCGCGCTGATCGTGGACGACGTCCTCACCAGCGGCGGCTCGGTGCTGAAGGCCATCACGGCGACCCGTGATGCCGGACTTCACGTCAGGGAAGCATTGGTGATCGTCGATCGCAAGGAGCAGGACGGTCGTGCGCGTATCGAGCGGGAGCAGGTGCGGGTGCGGAGTCTCCTCACCATCGACGATCTCATGAAAGGCCGTGGCTGA